A window of Cohnella herbarum contains these coding sequences:
- the murJ gene encoding murein biosynthesis integral membrane protein MurJ: MSTRAIFTGAFILFVGNILSSVLGLTREVLNAAYYGANVDMDSYLFANTIPSFILTFIGGVFMAGFIPLFIKKRVEHSAEEASYMFSNSINVILIVVILLTGLCYWFSGPLASFFASDSANQEQIQKLLWILLPSILFFGLSYSQSAVLNSLNHFTIPAFLTVMNNVVVIVFMIVLNRWIGITSIAIGFVVGTVLQVIVQWPMMKRLGVRYKLYLNFKDKDLKKLLVLAIPIIGIGVIDQCLVLATRFFSSNLSPGSASALNYANRIIMLPVTLFGTALVSAIYPSVVRALAEKNIREYNTMVSTSVKSLLLLVTPVMLICMAFAPNIINALLERGAFDQAATHKTAISFMILSLGIMVIPIREFFTRLMFGQENIRTPLIASCIYLSTFIAGCILLVPSLQYIGIAVATSVAMVISFMFTLFTYVRKNKNHKVDISVVYLLKIFISSVLATLIALSIREGALRLLNMEGTNVLITVFCLVTGMVFYFIIVKLLRIQEVEFVFNKLSAKFHWKRSSGTVKANG, translated from the coding sequence ATGAGTACTAGGGCGATTTTTACAGGGGCTTTCATTCTCTTCGTCGGTAATATTCTAAGTAGCGTACTCGGGTTGACGCGTGAAGTTCTCAATGCCGCATATTATGGTGCCAATGTCGATATGGATTCTTATTTATTTGCGAATACGATTCCTTCCTTCATTCTTACCTTTATCGGCGGAGTGTTCATGGCGGGGTTTATCCCATTGTTTATAAAGAAAAGAGTCGAACATAGCGCGGAAGAAGCATCATATATGTTCAGCAACTCCATAAACGTTATTCTAATAGTCGTCATCTTGCTAACAGGTCTATGCTATTGGTTTAGTGGTCCGCTAGCTTCCTTTTTCGCATCGGATTCCGCAAACCAAGAACAGATTCAGAAGCTATTATGGATATTACTTCCCAGTATTTTGTTTTTCGGACTTTCCTATTCGCAATCCGCCGTGCTGAACAGTCTTAACCATTTTACAATACCAGCTTTTCTTACAGTAATGAATAACGTCGTCGTTATCGTATTCATGATTGTCTTGAATCGTTGGATCGGTATTACATCCATTGCGATTGGTTTCGTTGTAGGAACAGTGCTTCAAGTTATCGTCCAATGGCCGATGATGAAAAGATTAGGTGTCAGGTATAAGCTATACCTGAATTTCAAGGATAAAGATCTAAAGAAACTGCTAGTTTTGGCCATACCTATTATTGGTATTGGCGTTATTGATCAATGTCTTGTGTTAGCTACTCGTTTTTTCTCATCCAACCTCTCCCCAGGGAGCGCATCTGCGCTTAATTATGCGAATCGTATAATTATGTTGCCCGTCACTTTGTTTGGGACAGCGCTGGTTAGCGCAATCTATCCGTCCGTGGTAAGAGCATTGGCAGAGAAAAATATTAGAGAATACAACACGATGGTGTCCACGTCTGTTAAGAGTTTATTACTTCTCGTCACCCCGGTGATGCTGATCTGTATGGCTTTCGCTCCTAACATTATTAACGCGTTATTGGAAAGAGGAGCATTCGATCAGGCCGCGACACACAAGACAGCCATTTCATTTATGATTCTTTCACTAGGGATTATGGTCATTCCCATTCGCGAATTTTTCACTAGGCTTATGTTCGGTCAGGAGAATATTAGAACTCCGCTGATTGCTTCTTGTATTTACTTAAGCACTTTTATTGCAGGCTGCATCCTCTTGGTTCCAAGCCTCCAGTATATCGGAATCGCGGTTGCAACATCGGTTGCCATGGTCATCTCATTTATGTTCACTTTATTCACATATGTTCGAAAAAATAAAAATCACAAAGTGGATATTTCTGTTGTTTATCTTCTTAAAATTTTCATTTCTTCCGTATTAGCGACGCTGATCGCGCTCTCCATCCGCGAAGGTGCTCTAAGGCTATTGAACATGGAGGGAACGAATGTACTCATAACGGTCTTCTGTTTAGTGACGGGTATGGTATTTTATTTTATCATCGTAAAATTGCTAAGAATTCAAGAAGTCGAATTCGTATTTAACAAGTTATCTGCCAAGTTCCATTGGAAAAGAAGCAGCGGGACGGTCAAGGCGAACGGATAA
- a CDS encoding glycosyltransferase, giving the protein MKILFLSWAYPKDNTPYLGIWAHQQALALKAKGVDVEVVNAVPYIPQAFGVLSKKIREYAHIPKQEDYEGIKVYHPRLFRTKPQALLDNLLFHFLGFQSRFIAASISREIDLDQFQIIHAHNLYPDGVLAYRLSKRFGIPYVLTLHDVDKYNRFPENGWLKSVSRKIIAGAEKVFAVSHKVKNNISPYVNHDRMDILYNTFWTAERTINRPQEYNIVIIASLIERKGVHILLQAYARIVKKYSEYKLIIIGNGDYYDSLKTLAWSLGIGEKVLFKGTLSHPEAMEELATASIFCLPSWDEAFGVVYAEAMSFGIPIIGCKGEGIADIISDRVNGLLVESNNVSDLEQALNELIQNPERTRQIGIAGKEKIRELHPDQFGNKLVSIYHYIISVAGRSTSDA; this is encoded by the coding sequence GTGAAGATATTATTTTTATCATGGGCATATCCGAAAGATAATACTCCATATCTTGGTATTTGGGCTCACCAGCAAGCGTTAGCACTCAAAGCCAAGGGAGTGGATGTGGAAGTAGTCAACGCGGTGCCATATATCCCCCAAGCTTTTGGAGTTCTATCTAAGAAGATAAGAGAATATGCCCATATTCCAAAACAAGAAGACTACGAGGGCATTAAAGTTTACCATCCCCGATTATTTAGAACAAAACCTCAAGCGCTGCTGGACAACCTGTTGTTTCATTTCTTAGGCTTCCAATCCCGATTTATTGCAGCTTCAATTAGCCGCGAGATCGATCTTGATCAATTCCAAATCATTCATGCTCACAACCTATACCCCGATGGGGTACTTGCGTACAGGTTAAGTAAACGATTTGGTATTCCTTACGTGTTAACATTGCACGACGTGGATAAGTATAATCGATTCCCGGAAAATGGATGGCTAAAATCGGTCTCGAGGAAGATTATTGCGGGGGCAGAAAAGGTGTTTGCGGTTAGTCACAAGGTCAAGAATAATATTTCTCCCTATGTCAATCATGACCGGATGGACATTTTGTATAATACATTCTGGACGGCAGAGAGGACGATCAATCGTCCTCAGGAATATAACATTGTAATAATAGCATCGCTGATTGAAAGGAAAGGCGTACACATCCTTCTTCAAGCTTACGCAAGAATTGTAAAGAAATATTCGGAGTATAAGCTCATTATCATCGGTAACGGGGATTATTACGATTCTTTGAAGACACTCGCCTGGAGTTTAGGCATTGGTGAGAAGGTGTTATTCAAGGGAACTCTATCTCATCCAGAAGCGATGGAGGAACTGGCTACTGCATCGATATTCTGCCTGCCCAGTTGGGATGAGGCGTTCGGTGTCGTCTATGCGGAAGCTATGTCTTTTGGAATTCCGATTATAGGCTGTAAAGGGGAGGGGATCGCGGATATTATCTCCGATCGAGTGAACGGTCTTCTCGTCGAATCTAACAATGTGAGTGATTTGGAACAAGCCTTGAACGAACTCATTCAGAACCCTGAGCGTACACGACAAATTGGAATAGCGGGCAAAGAAAAAATAAGAGAGTTGCATCCCGATCAGTTTGGAAATAAATTAGTTTCGATTTATCACTACATCATAAGTGTCGCCGGAAGGAGCACGTCTGATGCTTAG
- a CDS encoding glycosyl hydrolase family 28-related protein, with amino-acid sequence MDKSKIGRREFLVGVAASIVGLVSGGVLGGRVFTREPALQNVIVESTNQSPSWINVVDFGADPTGVKDSSNAFIRAIRHVENSIAANPASLALGNNTARGRVKLYVPEGCYIIRKPDALMSRTLRKKTLGFVIQGAGRGLTQIYYLNESSGKYLLSNSDAWLGISVSDIEFISKNGKNNFMYSYSEGAAQNYTFERCMWSGNWNYVFRLEGTNNNSEMTWYHCNFSGTVNAALYVPADKGSDQFLNYNFFSCQFEVEEGDYLVLEKGGNVNLWGGSIMHYDETKGGTFFKLKNGSHHGGVERFSCIGARFEHRNKNSKLIECEWNDGTVSFISCDMSSQAFQLEPSVNAIFRSINQKMPTIIFQSCILMGMHEYRYLSRSWATPHNVTYLSCEFAHGLMADQFIVYTMEEQSLEEFSAGRPSIKFLNCRSIHATHETGFYDSDHGYQYNNRAMLTKKVISVKSSFGALPYKGEAETFQLPLGALILNVKFISKPDSVKSQSKAEYWVETSENQPTRIAEVYAEQASHGFTADSNPLFECDTDPKRKLRLCSGSQVDERNAKGLCLIEYIG; translated from the coding sequence ATGGATAAATCAAAGATAGGAAGAAGAGAGTTCCTAGTTGGAGTTGCAGCAAGCATTGTTGGTTTAGTATCCGGAGGAGTCTTAGGCGGACGTGTTTTCACCCGGGAACCGGCCTTACAGAACGTCATCGTCGAGTCCACGAACCAGAGTCCATCTTGGATTAATGTGGTGGACTTCGGGGCTGACCCTACAGGGGTTAAGGATAGCAGCAATGCATTCATTCGAGCGATTCGTCATGTGGAAAACTCGATCGCTGCTAATCCTGCCTCACTTGCGTTAGGAAACAATACTGCTCGGGGAAGAGTTAAGTTATACGTTCCAGAAGGATGTTACATTATTCGCAAGCCGGATGCTTTGATGTCTAGAACCTTACGAAAGAAGACATTGGGCTTCGTCATTCAAGGTGCCGGAAGAGGGTTGACACAGATTTATTATTTGAATGAGTCATCTGGAAAATATTTACTTAGCAATAGCGATGCATGGTTGGGTATTAGCGTTTCTGATATCGAATTTATATCGAAAAATGGAAAAAATAACTTTATGTATTCTTATTCCGAAGGGGCGGCACAAAACTATACGTTTGAAAGGTGTATGTGGAGCGGCAATTGGAACTATGTGTTTCGTCTAGAAGGGACCAACAACAACAGCGAAATGACATGGTACCACTGTAATTTCTCCGGCACTGTTAATGCGGCCTTGTATGTGCCTGCGGATAAAGGTTCTGACCAATTCCTGAATTATAACTTTTTCTCTTGTCAATTCGAAGTGGAGGAAGGAGATTATCTGGTATTAGAGAAAGGAGGGAATGTTAATCTTTGGGGCGGTAGCATAATGCATTACGATGAGACTAAGGGGGGGACGTTCTTTAAGTTAAAGAACGGAAGCCATCATGGAGGTGTGGAACGATTCTCTTGCATTGGAGCGAGATTCGAACATCGGAATAAAAATAGTAAGCTTATCGAATGCGAGTGGAATGACGGTACGGTATCCTTCATTAGCTGTGATATGTCTTCGCAAGCCTTTCAATTGGAACCGTCAGTGAATGCGATATTTAGATCTATTAACCAAAAGATGCCAACGATCATTTTTCAAAGTTGCATCCTTATGGGTATGCATGAATACCGCTATCTATCTCGCTCATGGGCAACCCCGCATAATGTCACATACCTGAGCTGTGAATTTGCCCATGGACTGATGGCTGATCAATTCATCGTATATACCATGGAAGAACAATCGCTAGAGGAGTTTAGCGCTGGACGTCCTTCTATTAAGTTTCTTAATTGCAGAAGCATCCATGCTACCCATGAAACAGGGTTTTATGATTCCGATCACGGTTATCAATATAACAATCGCGCAATGTTAACTAAGAAGGTCATCAGTGTTAAAAGCTCGTTTGGAGCGTTACCTTATAAAGGAGAAGCTGAAACCTTTCAACTGCCGCTCGGTGCATTGATCCTCAATGTGAAATTTATAAGCAAACCAGACTCGGTAAAAAGCCAATCGAAAGCAGAATATTGGGTTGAAACCTCCGAGAATCAGCCTACTCGAATAGCCGAAGTTTATGCTGAACAAGCCAGTCATGGCTTTACCGCTGATTCCAATCCCTTATTTGAATGCGATACAGATCCGAAACGTAAGCTGCGTCTTTGTTCCGGTTCTCAAGTAGATGAGCGTAATGCGAAAGGATTATGCTTGATTGAGTACATAGGATGA
- a CDS encoding SGNH/GDSL hydrolase family protein, with protein MRMFESKILIPIFVIFVVIGAMAYYGDKLSKVKEQKNIDEDKQLLRRLSSSIEQKSNLTVYDKLRQGKAIRYLVIGDSIGQSDGASEGNQWFSLLNQSLRDKYEVVPFMNRITMGGAVVLAGWIDYIEKIPKKPEGYDIVFICYGQNDQGSLKEEEFGAIYENLVRRIKQDNPFAEIVTIVESSLQSDSYPDIIKSISVHYQLINVDTRQAYRDSGFSIDSLTIDGVHPNDQGYKLYAEQIFDSINRQYDSGKRIAPLKDSLIYVNSSFTTGQTFTEWDSLNGFFKSGGSLIGNSSGFSAESEFEGEFLGLSYITDPNGGVLNVYIDGELRKQINTRLDFVVNWKSLVVNGLTKGKHRLKVEIAPQVSSSSQGTFANIVGFISN; from the coding sequence ATGCGCATGTTTGAGAGTAAAATCCTAATTCCTATATTTGTAATCTTCGTTGTCATCGGCGCTATGGCTTATTACGGAGATAAACTCTCCAAAGTGAAAGAACAAAAGAATATTGATGAAGATAAACAACTCTTGAGGAGGCTTTCTTCAAGTATCGAGCAAAAATCCAATCTTACGGTATACGATAAATTGAGACAGGGTAAGGCAATCCGATATTTGGTTATTGGGGATAGCATCGGACAGAGCGATGGGGCTTCCGAGGGGAATCAATGGTTCAGTTTATTGAATCAATCTTTAAGGGATAAATATGAAGTAGTCCCATTCATGAATCGAATCACAATGGGCGGCGCGGTAGTGCTGGCTGGTTGGATCGATTATATCGAGAAAATTCCCAAGAAACCCGAGGGGTATGACATTGTATTTATCTGTTACGGACAGAATGATCAGGGTTCATTAAAGGAAGAAGAATTCGGTGCAATCTATGAAAATCTTGTTCGGCGTATTAAGCAAGATAACCCATTTGCTGAGATTGTCACTATCGTGGAAAGTAGTCTGCAATCGGATAGTTATCCGGATATCATCAAATCCATATCGGTTCATTACCAGCTCATTAACGTAGACACGAGGCAAGCATATAGGGATTCTGGATTTTCAATTGATTCATTAACAATAGACGGTGTGCACCCCAACGATCAAGGTTATAAATTATACGCTGAGCAGATCTTTGATTCGATTAACCGTCAATATGATTCAGGAAAGCGAATTGCCCCACTAAAGGATTCGTTAATCTATGTCAATTCTTCCTTCACGACAGGTCAAACATTCACTGAATGGGATTCCTTAAATGGATTCTTTAAGAGCGGAGGTTCTCTTATCGGCAATTCTTCAGGATTCTCCGCAGAAAGCGAATTTGAAGGGGAATTTCTTGGCCTATCCTATATAACTGATCCTAATGGCGGGGTTCTGAATGTTTATATCGATGGAGAATTACGGAAACAAATCAATACTCGGTTGGATTTTGTTGTGAATTGGAAGAGTCTTGTCGTCAACGGACTAACCAAAGGTAAACATCGTTTGAAAGTGGAGATTGCTCCGCAAGTAAGCTCTAGTTCTCAAGGTACCTTTGCAAATATTGTTGGTTTCATTAGTAACTAA
- a CDS encoding bactofilin family protein encodes MFKNKKHPPGMTDTLIGVGTEMNGLLKSQAGIRIEGAYQGDIESKGDIVIGESGVAKSNITARDVTIAGKVYGDVHTVGKLLITATGQLHGNSHAAILNVQEGGILNGGSQMGRSDTRTAGALSEGSTSSAGSGPKEHGDKKTKQAV; translated from the coding sequence ATGTTCAAGAACAAGAAACATCCGCCCGGCATGACCGATACGTTAATCGGGGTCGGTACGGAGATGAACGGACTGTTGAAATCCCAAGCGGGAATACGGATCGAAGGGGCTTACCAAGGGGACATCGAGAGCAAGGGGGATATCGTCATCGGAGAAAGCGGCGTCGCGAAATCCAATATTACCGCCAGAGACGTGACGATCGCGGGCAAAGTGTACGGGGATGTGCATACCGTCGGAAAATTGCTCATAACGGCGACGGGACAGTTGCACGGAAACTCGCACGCGGCCATTCTGAACGTGCAAGAAGGCGGCATACTTAACGGCGGCAGCCAGATGGGGCGATCGGATACTAGGACGGCGGGAGCCCTATCGGAGGGGTCTACGTCGAGCGCGGGTTCGGGACCGAAGGAGCACGGGGATAAGAAAACGAAGCAGGCGGTTTGA
- a CDS encoding M23 family metallopeptidase yields the protein MGHRTRKSKWSLLLIRDADRRVKQFRVSGRTVVFLPVTAALAVAGGFAFLELKATTRIHELELRLAMESAEHDRTLTGKSAEVLTLKQELLQLDEQTDRLQSRMNELNELEGKLRRFIGKYGDGTGASSSNPNIADSPPHSEVAVSAFADSNPDDRLSAAAMESTIADFTELSAMLDELAISMEANLRKAEQKRAEMDAIPSEWPTVSRRLTSGFGYRSDPFTRKSTFHAGVDITGDIGDPIYAAGDGTVKEAGFNRTRGNYIIIAHRNGLESWYMHLSFIGVTVGQQLQRGDLIGKMGNSGRSTGPHLHFQIVSSEEPVNPLPYLRQVKED from the coding sequence ATGGGACATCGAACACGGAAGTCGAAATGGTCGCTGCTGCTTATTAGGGATGCCGATCGTCGCGTTAAGCAATTCCGGGTGTCGGGGAGAACGGTCGTCTTTTTGCCCGTCACCGCGGCTCTGGCCGTCGCAGGCGGTTTCGCGTTCCTGGAGTTGAAGGCGACGACCCGAATTCACGAGTTGGAGTTACGATTGGCCATGGAATCCGCGGAGCACGACCGTACGCTAACCGGGAAATCCGCCGAAGTTCTGACCCTTAAGCAAGAGCTTCTCCAACTTGACGAACAAACCGACCGTCTGCAAAGCCGGATGAACGAGCTGAACGAGCTCGAAGGAAAATTGAGACGATTCATCGGAAAATACGGAGACGGAACGGGAGCGAGCTCGTCCAATCCGAATATAGCCGACTCTCCTCCCCACTCCGAAGTTGCGGTTTCCGCTTTCGCGGATTCCAACCCGGACGATCGGCTGTCCGCGGCGGCCATGGAGTCGACGATTGCCGATTTCACCGAGCTTTCGGCCATGCTGGATGAATTGGCGATTTCCATGGAAGCCAATCTTCGCAAAGCCGAGCAGAAACGCGCCGAGATGGACGCCATTCCCTCGGAATGGCCGACCGTATCGAGACGCCTGACCTCCGGGTTCGGTTATCGGAGCGATCCGTTCACGCGGAAATCCACTTTCCATGCGGGAGTGGATATTACCGGCGATATCGGGGACCCAATCTACGCCGCCGGCGATGGCACGGTAAAGGAAGCCGGATTCAATCGCACACGGGGTAATTATATCATCATTGCCCATCGCAATGGATTGGAATCCTGGTACATGCATTTAAGCTTTATCGGGGTGACCGTCGGACAACAGCTTCAGCGCGGAGATTTAATCGGAAAGATGGGAAACAGCGGGCGAAGCACGGGGCCGCATCTGCACTTTCAGATCGTCTCGAGCGAAGAGCCGGTTAACCCTCTACCTTATTTACGACAAGTGAAGGAGGATTGA
- the cls gene encoding cardiolipin synthase produces the protein MLGLSILLFIFIFQAATILLLEFRRPAHATAWLFILFLFPLVGFILYYFLATEFRRSRKARRRGSLDQRRRAKLLKMSTNLTSLSEFPAGSPFIAQPRLLRALLKGGELPISGHNRSEIFNNGMDTYESMLKAIRGAKSHIHLSAYIVRDDDIGREFQQALIRKAREGVKVKLLYDGIGSIKLKDSYIRILEQGGVECACFFPLRPSFLKKRMNYRNHRKIIVVDGLIGFVGGINVGDEYIGKHPRLGYWRDTHIRLEGDSVYWLQEVFLKDWEMATREKPDDPTFFPEHECAAVEPVQIVPAGPNRRGDAIHDSVFAMMTSAKDRIWMTTPYFIPSASIAMVLHDAATSGLDVRIIIPYVPDTWLVHLATLSYVEEMMRSGVRVYQYKKGFVHAKTLVVDRYISVVGSANMDLRSFFSNFEINAHLFDPAAISRLESDFLQDLEDSTEINLQKFLDRSKTQKVKEALARILSPLL, from the coding sequence GTGCTCGGACTTAGCATTCTGTTATTTATCTTTATCTTTCAAGCGGCGACGATACTGCTGCTCGAGTTTCGCAGACCCGCGCATGCAACCGCGTGGTTGTTCATTTTGTTTTTATTTCCGCTTGTCGGGTTTATTTTGTATTATTTTCTCGCGACCGAGTTCCGCAGAAGCCGGAAAGCGCGTCGCCGCGGCAGCTTGGATCAACGTCGCCGGGCGAAGCTGCTGAAGATGAGCACGAACCTGACGAGTTTATCCGAGTTTCCGGCAGGCTCTCCTTTTATCGCTCAGCCGAGATTGCTGCGAGCGCTTCTTAAAGGAGGGGAACTGCCGATCTCGGGGCATAACCGCAGCGAAATTTTCAATAACGGGATGGATACGTACGAATCGATGCTGAAAGCAATCCGCGGAGCGAAGTCGCATATTCATCTGTCCGCGTACATCGTAAGGGACGACGACATCGGGAGAGAGTTTCAACAAGCGCTTATCCGCAAAGCGCGCGAGGGCGTGAAGGTGAAGCTGTTATACGACGGAATAGGGAGCATTAAGCTGAAGGATTCCTACATACGGATCTTGGAACAGGGAGGCGTGGAGTGCGCATGTTTCTTTCCGTTAAGGCCGTCTTTTCTGAAAAAAAGAATGAACTACCGGAACCATCGTAAAATCATCGTAGTGGACGGGCTGATCGGGTTCGTCGGAGGCATCAACGTAGGGGATGAATACATAGGGAAGCATCCTCGTTTGGGCTACTGGAGAGATACCCATATTAGGCTTGAAGGGGATTCGGTCTATTGGCTTCAAGAGGTTTTTTTGAAAGATTGGGAGATGGCGACGCGGGAGAAACCGGACGATCCGACGTTTTTTCCCGAGCATGAATGCGCAGCCGTAGAGCCCGTGCAGATCGTTCCCGCAGGTCCGAACCGAAGAGGGGACGCGATTCACGATTCCGTCTTCGCCATGATGACGTCCGCGAAGGATCGAATCTGGATGACGACCCCTTATTTCATTCCGAGCGCGAGCATTGCGATGGTCTTGCACGACGCGGCGACGAGCGGGCTCGACGTTCGCATCATTATTCCCTACGTTCCGGATACTTGGCTTGTCCATTTGGCGACGTTGTCCTACGTTGAAGAGATGATGCGATCGGGCGTACGCGTATATCAGTATAAAAAAGGCTTCGTGCACGCGAAAACATTGGTCGTGGATCGATACATTTCGGTCGTCGGCTCGGCGAATATGGATTTACGCAGCTTCTTCAGCAACTTCGAGATCAATGCCCATTTGTTCGATCCGGCGGCCATATCCCGCTTGGAGAGCGATTTCTTGCAAGATCTGGAGGATAGCACGGAAATCAACTTACAGAAGTTTCTGGATCGCTCGAAAACGCAAAAGGTAAAGGAAGCCCTAGCAAGAATTTTATCCCCTCTACTGTAG
- the ligD gene encoding non-homologous end-joining DNA ligase, with product MVQQLTVVRLGQFELKISHPDKMIWPEAGITKLQYVRILTELAPYILPYTSGRFLTTIRYPEGIHGVSFYQKNCPQPKPDFVNTAMDGKIRYVVLDSVPALLWMGSLYSLEFHVSSDEIANPLPNTWMLDMDPTLEEEPRLMEATSLVGQLLGSLGLNAVPKTSGATGVQIVMPIERGPTFDELRQFGKFISEYLVAQNPRLFTVERMKKDRGDLIYLDYLQHYAGKTLPAPYSPRARPGATVSTPLSWDEVRQDVKPIDFHLLNIRERLQTRGDLLSAVTSQSLAPIITHVLGK from the coding sequence ATGGTACAACAGCTTACGGTAGTACGTCTCGGTCAATTCGAATTGAAGATCTCGCATCCGGACAAGATGATCTGGCCCGAAGCCGGGATCACGAAGCTGCAATACGTGCGGATCTTAACCGAGCTCGCCCCTTACATCCTCCCGTATACATCCGGCCGTTTTTTGACTACGATTCGTTATCCGGAGGGTATTCACGGCGTCTCCTTTTACCAGAAAAACTGTCCCCAGCCGAAGCCCGATTTCGTTAACACTGCCATGGATGGCAAAATCCGCTACGTCGTATTGGATTCCGTTCCCGCTTTGTTGTGGATGGGTAGCCTATATAGCTTGGAATTCCACGTTTCCTCCGATGAGATTGCGAATCCGCTTCCGAATACGTGGATGTTGGACATGGATCCTACGCTGGAGGAAGAACCCAGGTTAATGGAAGCGACCTCGCTCGTCGGGCAACTGCTGGGCTCGTTAGGGCTAAACGCCGTACCCAAAACCTCCGGAGCGACCGGAGTGCAGATCGTTATGCCTATCGAGCGAGGACCGACCTTCGACGAGCTAAGACAATTCGGCAAGTTTATTTCCGAATATCTCGTGGCTCAGAACCCGCGGCTGTTTACCGTCGAGAGGATGAAAAAAGACAGGGGGGATCTGATTTACTTGGATTATCTCCAACATTACGCGGGCAAGACGCTGCCTGCTCCCTATTCTCCGCGAGCCAGGCCGGGAGCCACCGTCTCGACTCCTTTATCGTGGGACGAAGTGCGCCAAGACGTTAAACCGATCGACTTTCATTTGCTCAATATTAGAGAGCGGCTGCAAACCCGCGGAGATCTTCTATCCGCCGTGACGAGCCAGTCGCTGGCCCCGATTATCACCCATGTTCTCGGGAAGTGA
- a CDS encoding winged helix-turn-helix transcriptional regulator — MDQPQMCPRFEKAMELLSKRWTALIVFQLLQGPQRFARIEGSLPNLSGKVLSERLKELEAEGIIKRDVFPETPVRIEYKLTDKGKALAPLFDNILSWSSEWIELAE; from the coding sequence ATGGACCAACCGCAAATGTGTCCTCGATTCGAGAAAGCGATGGAGCTGCTGAGCAAACGGTGGACGGCGTTGATCGTCTTTCAATTGCTTCAAGGCCCGCAACGTTTCGCCCGAATCGAAGGCTCGCTTCCGAATTTGAGCGGCAAGGTGTTGTCGGAACGTCTAAAAGAATTAGAAGCCGAAGGAATCATCAAGCGGGATGTTTTTCCGGAAACTCCGGTGCGCATTGAATATAAATTGACGGATAAAGGGAAAGCGTTAGCTCCGTTGTTCGATAACATTCTTAGCTGGTCCAGCGAATGGATCGAGCTTGCGGAGTAA